One Formosa agariphila KMM 3901 genomic window, TATGCCATAAAGAATACCAAACTCTTGACCATAAATAGTATTAAATAACCGTGGATCTGTAGTTAAATAGGTATTATACAAAGCATCTGTAGGTAGATTAAAACACCATCCCCAATCATCTCTATTCCCCATTTGGACAATAGTTGTATTTCCAACACTTTCTCCCCATTCATTATTAGTTTGCTTATGCTGTACTTCGAAAACAGATTCTACATTATTTTCTCCTTCTTCTTCAAAAATTGTAGCAAAATTATTTGCTAAAGCATATTGGCCAGAGTTTATAATTTCAGAGGTAAGACTAAATACTTCATTCCATACTGCGTTTAAATCCACATTATAATCTGTAGAACTTGCCAGAACCTCATTATTAGCAAATGCTGTTTCTTGCATTAGAGCCCTAACTTTCAACATTTGAGCTGCACCCTTGGTAACCCTTCCTAGATCTGATAATGCATATTCATTTTTTTCAGGTAAAACAGAAATAGACTCATCTAAATCTGATTTAATTAAATCAAACACATCTTTCTCGGTACTTCTTGGCACAGCAAGATCGTCTACACTTAAATCTCCTGTAATTAATGGCACACCACCATATAAACTAACCAACCTTAAGTAGAAATAAGCACGTAAGAACTTCGCCTCTCCGATAATTCGAGATTTTAGATCTTCATCAAAAGTTGCGTTAGGAATTGCATTAATCACTTCGTTTGACCTCACTATACCAGTATACATTAGCGACCAAATTCCTTCAGAAGCAGCATTACCTGAATTTGCATTAAAATCTTTCAAATATTGGCGATCTGCCCAATCAAAAAGACTACTACCTCCTTTAATAGCGTCATCTGAAAGAATATCTCCATAAATAAAGTATTCGTCATCTTGAAGCGCCGCATAGCAAGAATTTAAACCTGCCAGAGCATTTTCAGGATCATTAAAATAATCATCTGCTGTTTGCGTTCCTATGTTATCTAGTTCAGTTAAATTATCTTCACATGAGATAACTAACAGAATAATCATCGTGAATGATATCAATTTAAATATTTTCATAATTGTTTCTTTTAATTAAAATGTAAGATTAATACCGAAGTAGTATAATTTAGGTTGCGGATAATTTCCCAAATCCACACCTATACCTAAACTCTGAACATCACTAGCTGCATCTTGAGTGAGGTCTCCAATTTCCGGATCGAAACCTTTATAATCTGTAAACGTTAAAAGGTTCTGTCCAGACACATAAAATCTAAGCTTATCTATTCCAGATTTTTTTGTAAACTCTGAAGGTATTGTATAACCAATCTGTAAATTTTTAAGTCTTAAATAAGAACCATCCTCTACATATCTATCTGAAAATTGAAGATTATTATTTGCGTCAGACAAAGTAACTCTAGGTTGAGTTCCTGTAGGATTATTTACAGGATGAAAACGATCGACACGGTCTGCATAAGCATTAAAGTAGTCGTTTACATCAAGTAATCTTAAACTCATCCCATTGACAATTTCCGCACCTTGAACACCATAAAAATTTCCTGATAAATCGAATCCTTTATAATCAACACTAAAATTAAAGCCATAAGAAAAATCCGCTTGACCAGAACCTAAATACGCTCTATCATCTGCATCAATAGCACCATTTTCATTATTATCTTTAAATCTCACGTCTCCTACCTGAGCATTTGGTTGAATTGAAATATATTCATCTACCTCTTCTTGCGTTCTAAATATTCCGTCTGTTTGGTACCCATAGAAATAAGCTATTTCTCTACCAGCCTCTGTTCTTGTAGTATATCCTAATTTATCAATATAACCACCATCAATAAAAGCATCCTGATCAGCATTTAATTTTATGATTTCATTATCAATAAACGTAATATTACCACCTATACTAAAATTAATCTGTCCGATAGATTTACCATAATTTAAGGAAAACTCAAACCCACTATTGTTCATTGTTCCAATATTAGAATTTGGTCTATCTTTAGGATAATAACTAGGTAATGCAACTCTGGTTATCATATCTTTTGTATCTCGGATGAAGTAATCTGCCGTGACACTAATGTCACCCTCTAAAAATCCTAAATCGACACCATAATTTTGAGTTTCTACAATTTCCCACCTTAAATCTGGAGTTGGAATGTTAGTAGATGTTCCCCCTTGATATTGTTCATCATTAAACACATATTGCATTGAATAATTCCCAATATTAGCAACATCCGAACCTGCTTGCGCACTAGACTCATTTCCTACTCGACCCCAACCAGCTCTAAATTTCAAAGTAGAAAACATATTTAAATCTTGAATAAAAGCTTCTTCATCAGCCTTCCAAGATGCACCAACAGAAGGAAAAAGCCCCCACTTATTATCCCCTGAAAATTTACTTGAACCGTCATATCTTACGGTACCTGTAAGCATATACTTATTCTTAAAAGAATAAAATCCTCTGGCAAAATATGAAGTTGTTCCTGTTTGACTTTGATATGCATTTAATCTTTCATTAAAGGATTTAGCAAGATTTAAATATTGTAAATTCTCATCTTCAGGTACGTCAATCCCAACACCGCTAAAACCAGAACTTGTATTATATGCAGATTCATGTCCTAAGGTTGCAATAACCTTATGTATATCATTAAAAGTATAGGTGTACGTTAAAAAATTAATCCATGTCCAACTGTAAAAATCTCCACGTTGCTCATATAATTCACTTTGACCTCTATTAAAATTTTCACTTAAATAATATACAGGACTATAATTTTTGTTATGGGTAGCTCCTCTAGAAATTTTATAATTTGTTTTAAAATTTAAGTCATCTGTTATATCATATTCTAGCCAAGATCTAAAACCATATGAGTTTGTAGTATTTTCACCATACTTTAATTGATCAACTATTAAAGCTGGGTTATTACCAAAGGCTGTTTGCATTGCAATAAAATCACCTTCGGAATTTGTAGGACTATCTATCGGGCTACTAGTCAGTGATAATGGAATTGGTCCACCATAAATTCCTTGTGGAAAATTCCCATATTCATTTCTAAACAAGTCTAATTGAACTCCAATTTTTAAACGTTTATTTATCTTATACTCATTCTTAGAATTAAATATATATTTCTTAAAACCTGTATTTTCAACAATTCCTTCTTCATCAAAAATAGTTCCACTCAAAGAATAAGTAATCCCTCGATCAGCTTCGTTTGAAGCTACTCCTCCTCTAACACTCAGATTGTAATTTTGCTGACTACCATCCCTAAACACTTGATTTTGCCAATCCGTTCCTTTATAATTGTTGGCAACTACATAATTAATTCGTGTCTCTAAATCTGAAGGTAAAGATTGTCCATCGTTTGCAGCAGCTTCTAAGATAAGACGTCCTTGTTCTGATGCATTTAATAAATCTACCTTATTAGGAATTTCTGCAACTCCATAATAAGTATTAAAGGAAAAAACAGGTTTACTAGAAGATTTACCTGACTTTGTAGTTACAATAATAACTCCATTTGCACCTTTATTTCCGTAGATTGCAGTAGAGGATGCGTCTTTTAACACTTCAATACTTTGAATATCCTCTGGAGCTAAAAATTCAATATCAGTACCAACAGGAACCCCGTCCACTACATATAACGGATCTGAGTTATTAGTGCTACCTACTCCTCTAATTCTTACTTTTACTCCTGCACCAGGCCGTCCTGAAGATTTTGAAATATTCATACCTGCCACTCGACCTTGCAGAGCTTCTACAGGTCTACTCGAAGCCACTTTTAATAAATCATCTCCTGTTACAGAAGAAACAGCTCCTGTTAAATCACTTTTTTTCATGGCTCCATACCCAACAATCACAACTTCATTTAGTCCAACGATATCGGACTCCATTGTTAAATCTAAGGAGGTTTTTGTTCCTATTATAACCTCTTCCGTTTTGAAACCTACATATGAGAATGAAAAAACATCATCAGGACTAGTATATTCCAAAGTATAATTTCCATCAAAATCAGTAATTGTTCCATTAGCTGTCCCTTTAACCAAAATAGTTACTCCCGGTAAAGGCATACCACTTTCATCTGTTATGGTTCCTTTAACAGTATTGGTTTGAGAATATCCAATCCAGTTAGAAACTAGAAATAAAAACAGTAAAATAAATCGAAGGTTTTTTTTCATAATAAACATGTTTGCTTGTTAGTTTGTTTTGTTTTAATCGTATTTATTATGGAATTAACAATAATTTGACTAAATAATAATTATATACTAATTCCACGATTCAAAATTATGACCTTAACAAGGTGTTAACAAATAGTTTTACATCAATTAACAATACTATTATATCATACTTAAACACATCTTTATATTTTTATTAAATCAGAACCACATGTTTTTAATTTTAAATAACTCAATACCAATATATTACACAAAAACTATTACTAGTTACATAGTAAAAACAACTTTTAACTGTTAATTTTACATATATTTAGGGTAAATAAACACACATACTATTACGACTAAACACTAAGATTCAAGCTTAATTAGGCATTTTAAATCATGGAAATACATCGAGAAATAACACCTTTGAAGGAAAATGATTGTTTTTTGGTTTTTGATAGAAAACGAAAAGAATTCTCTTTTCCAATCCATTTCCATCCGGAATATGAAATCAATTTTATAAAAAATGCAACTGGAGGAAAAAGAATAATTGGAGATCACATTAGCGAAATTAACGAATACGAGCTAGTTATGGTTGGCCCTAATATTTACCATGGCTGGGAGAACTTTAAGAATGACAAATCACAGACTTTACATGAAATTACAATTCAATTTCCTAGAGATATTTTTGATTCGAAATTACTCAGCAAAAATATACTCACCCCTATTAAAGAACTTTTCAGAAATTCAAATCAAGGTATTCTATTTTCTAAAGAGACCGCTATCAAATTAGAAGATAAGCTAAACTCATTAAGTAAGAAGAGTGGCTTTGATAATTTTTTAAACTTTCAATCTATTTTGTACGCTTTATCCATAGCTAAAAACAAAAGACTACTAACTAATATTTCTTTTGAAGAGCAATATGACTTCCACAATAGTGAGCGTATCGAAAAAGTATATAAATATGTAAAAGCAAATTATAATTCAAAAATTAAAGTTGAGGATGCAGCTTCCCTAGTTAACATGACTGTTATCTCTTTTAGCAGATTGATAAAACAACGGACAGGCAAAACTTTTATAGAGTTTTTAAACGAATTACGTCTTGGTTATGCCACTAGAAAATTAATTGAAACAAACGATAGTGTAACTGATATTTGCTTTAGTTGTGGATTTAATAACTTATCTAATTTCAATAGAATATTTAAGAAAAAACAGAATTGTACACCATCTGAATTTAGAATTAACTTTAAAGGTATAAAAAATATATTCTAGATTTTTTAATTAAACATACTTCTAACCTCATCATATACTCGGTCAAAATTCACCTGCAAATCTTCATCAGAATATACCTGTACTTGTTTTGGTAAACCTCTAACTATATTCAGCAAAGTAAACTGAACCTTGTGGTCTGTTCCATCGGCAAACACCACAAACTGGCCTTGCTTTAATCTGAAAAAAGCATCTGCTCGTACTTTTGCAACTTCTCGTTCTCCTGTTGTTACTCTCGTATCAAAATCTAAATTATGACCTCGATTAATACTTGTAGTTTCCTGTTTTACAATTTCAAAAAAGCGCTCATAGTATTTAGCAGTATCTGGATCATTTACTTTTCCAAAAAATTGATAGGATAAATTACTTAGAATCGCACGACTCGCTTTATCTCCATACATAATATCATTCTGGATTTTATCCTGCATCACATAAACCGTAGCAATATTATAACTCCGCAAGGTGGCAGGAATCCGATGCATATTTAATAATCGGATAGTCGGAGCTTCTTCCATCATCAAAAATGAAGGATTTCCATGGCGGATACTCAATTGTTTTGTGATGGTATGAATAACGGTTGCTATAACTGGCGCATATGCTGTTTCATATTTGGGATTATTCACAACTGAAACTACAGTTGGTTTCTCCAGCGTATTTAAATTTAGTGGAACTTCATCTTCAGATAGTGTCATAAAAATACGTTGTGTACTAATCTTTTTTAGTGCATTTGCCAAGGTACTTTTTACTCCTGCTGTTTGCCGTTCAGAATCCTTTCCGCTGATAAAAGCATCAGCCATAGCTCGTGATGTGGTATTACTACTCAGAAATTTAATTAAACTCTCAGTATCTAAATATTGATAAATCGCAATAACATGTGGTAAAGTACACTGTTTTGGATAAGCTGTTTTCAATTTCCATATCAATCCACCAATTAATCCTTCTGCAGCATCATTAAAAAATTTACTTGCTCCCACACTGCCGGACTCCTTCTGTTCTAAAAGATTTTCAATTAATACACGAGACACTTCATTTACACTTTCTTCATTTATCATATAACGTGGTGCAATCGGATTCACCCGATGATATATCGTATCAAATGAAATAATTTTAAAATCTACACCTTGTTTTTCAAAAATGGGATATGCCATTTCTGTCAATTCAAAATGTTTATAATCGTGAATGACACCTGAAAATTGATGCGTACTAAAATGATCAAGTAAATTATAAACCACACTCTCCGTTTTCCCACTTCCTGCAGATCCAATAATAGATACACCCCGCTTTATATTATCGAGTTTTAGTTTCCCACGCTCTAATTTAAAATGTACCTGATAGGTTGTATCGACTCCCGTATTATCATCTTCATTTTGTAAAAACACTATTCCTATACAATTCAAGAATAGTAACGGACACCCCAAATAGATTAAGATATTCAGAAATTGATGATTATTTATCTCCATTCCCCAAATGAATAATAGCCCAATACTCATCCAAATGAGATTCAGCATAAAGGCATAATTAGTAATCTTATAACAACCAAATATTGTTCCAGTGCCTAAAAGAAATATTAGTCCATATGTTACTATTGAATCATCCATATTATATGCCAATTGAACCTGATTTCATAGCGACACCCACACCACGCTTAAATATTCGCAAAGCACTAAATGCCAATTGTGCTGTACTGGTTGGAATATGAGGAATTTTAATTCCGGACCGTCCTAATATTTTAAAAGCTATTGAACGCTCATTCGTTGGTAAACCCAATAGAATTTTAAAGTAACGATCGGGATGTTTTACATAGAGCTTTTTTGAAGCATAGGATTCTGCAAAATTCCGTTGATACCCAAATGTTGCATCAAATCGCTCTTCTGCTTTTGTAAAAAACGCGTCACGATTAAATCCGCGTTTGACTTGCTTACCATTAAACTCAACATCCGAAGCCTTGTATTTACTTCCTGGAGATAGACTCACTCTATTAGAGGCATCCTTTCGACTTACAATAATATGAATGTGACTTTGATTTCCTGACTTCTGCATCCCTTG contains:
- a CDS encoding RagB/SusD family nutrient uptake outer membrane protein; protein product: MKIFKLISFTMIILLVISCEDNLTELDNIGTQTADDYFNDPENALAGLNSCYAALQDDEYFIYGDILSDDAIKGGSSLFDWADRQYLKDFNANSGNAASEGIWSLMYTGIVRSNEVINAIPNATFDEDLKSRIIGEAKFLRAYFYLRLVSLYGGVPLITGDLSVDDLAVPRSTEKDVFDLIKSDLDESISVLPEKNEYALSDLGRVTKGAAQMLKVRALMQETAFANNEVLASSTDYNVDLNAVWNEVFSLTSEIINSGQYALANNFATIFEEEGENNVESVFEVQHKQTNNEWGESVGNTTIVQMGNRDDWGWCFNLPTDALYNTYLTTDPRLFNTIYGQEFGILYGIPQTWDKQLWTLEDDSTKDFVSSCRLNRKYALAKEDRASNHNNQDVNKRLMRYAEVLLAHAEAAYYVGQEGVARNTINLIRSRAENSTMPLGSKEGQTNNYSYDALSGAKVPAITSTGEDLLLDIWKERRMELAMEGIRYFDIIRTGRLELLPNESNYRSHDGLLPIPVGDVNAFEIAQNKGY
- a CDS encoding AraC family transcriptional regulator, with amino-acid sequence MEIHREITPLKENDCFLVFDRKRKEFSFPIHFHPEYEINFIKNATGGKRIIGDHISEINEYELVMVGPNIYHGWENFKNDKSQTLHEITIQFPRDIFDSKLLSKNILTPIKELFRNSNQGILFSKETAIKLEDKLNSLSKKSGFDNFLNFQSILYALSIAKNKRLLTNISFEEQYDFHNSERIEKVYKYVKANYNSKIKVEDAASLVNMTVISFSRLIKQRTGKTFIEFLNELRLGYATRKLIETNDSVTDICFSCGFNNLSNFNRIFKKKQNCTPSEFRINFKGIKNIF
- a CDS encoding SusC/RagA family TonB-linked outer membrane protein produces the protein MKKNLRFILLFLFLVSNWIGYSQTNTVKGTITDESGMPLPGVTILVKGTANGTITDFDGNYTLEYTSPDDVFSFSYVGFKTEEVIIGTKTSLDLTMESDIVGLNEVVIVGYGAMKKSDLTGAVSSVTGDDLLKVASSRPVEALQGRVAGMNISKSSGRPGAGVKVRIRGVGSTNNSDPLYVVDGVPVGTDIEFLAPEDIQSIEVLKDASSTAIYGNKGANGVIIVTTKSGKSSSKPVFSFNTYYGVAEIPNKVDLLNASEQGRLILEAAANDGQSLPSDLETRINYVVANNYKGTDWQNQVFRDGSQQNYNLSVRGGVASNEADRGITYSLSGTIFDEEGIVENTGFKKYIFNSKNEYKINKRLKIGVQLDLFRNEYGNFPQGIYGGPIPLSLTSSPIDSPTNSEGDFIAMQTAFGNNPALIVDQLKYGENTTNSYGFRSWLEYDITDDLNFKTNYKISRGATHNKNYSPVYYLSENFNRGQSELYEQRGDFYSWTWINFLTYTYTFNDIHKVIATLGHESAYNTSSGFSGVGIDVPEDENLQYLNLAKSFNERLNAYQSQTGTTSYFARGFYSFKNKYMLTGTVRYDGSSKFSGDNKWGLFPSVGASWKADEEAFIQDLNMFSTLKFRAGWGRVGNESSAQAGSDVANIGNYSMQYVFNDEQYQGGTSTNIPTPDLRWEIVETQNYGVDLGFLEGDISVTADYFIRDTKDMITRVALPSYYPKDRPNSNIGTMNNSGFEFSLNYGKSIGQINFSIGGNITFIDNEIIKLNADQDAFIDGGYIDKLGYTTRTEAGREIAYFYGYQTDGIFRTQEEVDEYISIQPNAQVGDVRFKDNNENGAIDADDRAYLGSGQADFSYGFNFSVDYKGFDLSGNFYGVQGAEIVNGMSLRLLDVNDYFNAYADRVDRFHPVNNPTGTQPRVTLSDANNNLQFSDRYVEDGSYLRLKNLQIGYTIPSEFTKKSGIDKLRFYVSGQNLLTFTDYKGFDPEIGDLTQDAASDVQSLGIGVDLGNYPQPKLYYFGINLTF
- a CDS encoding type IV secretory system conjugative DNA transfer family protein, yielding MDDSIVTYGLIFLLGTGTIFGCYKITNYAFMLNLIWMSIGLLFIWGMEINNHQFLNILIYLGCPLLFLNCIGIVFLQNEDDNTGVDTTYQVHFKLERGKLKLDNIKRGVSIIGSAGSGKTESVVYNLLDHFSTHQFSGVIHDYKHFELTEMAYPIFEKQGVDFKIISFDTIYHRVNPIAPRYMINEESVNEVSRVLIENLLEQKESGSVGASKFFNDAAEGLIGGLIWKLKTAYPKQCTLPHVIAIYQYLDTESLIKFLSSNTTSRAMADAFISGKDSERQTAGVKSTLANALKKISTQRIFMTLSEDEVPLNLNTLEKPTVVSVVNNPKYETAYAPVIATVIHTITKQLSIRHGNPSFLMMEEAPTIRLLNMHRIPATLRSYNIATVYVMQDKIQNDIMYGDKASRAILSNLSYQFFGKVNDPDTAKYYERFFEIVKQETTSINRGHNLDFDTRVTTGEREVAKVRADAFFRLKQGQFVVFADGTDHKVQFTLLNIVRGLPKQVQVYSDEDLQVNFDRVYDEVRSMFN